The DNA sequence TTTGTGAATCTCAAGGGTATCTGTTCCGTACTCAAGTTCGTACGTAGCGGCAATAGTTTTCCATGGAAGCTTACCTTTTTTCCGTACCGGCACAAACCCGGCGTTTAGCTCCACCGCTAACGCACTACCGAATATAAACCCCCTGGCATCCATGCTAACAACTTTTTTAATTCTTTGGTTACGGTACCGTTTTGCAAACCCGCGGATAGTCGCACGGAAAGATGCCGGGTTTTGTAATAACGGCGTGATATCCTTAAAGATAATACCCTTCTTTGGGAAATCAGGAATATCGCGGATATACTTCTTTAAATCCATAAAACAACCCTTTCTATTCTAAATCTCTTTTTTTCCTAAGTTTACGCAAAGCTTTAAGTTCAATCTGGCGTATACGTTCACGTGTAAGATGCAGAACCTTACTGATTTCTTCCAGTGTCTTCGGTTCATTTCCATCAAGGCCGTACCGCATTTTAACTACAATCTGTTCTTTAGGAGTCAACGCTGTTTTGATAACCGCCATAACTTCTTCATGTACCTGCATTATAGAAATAATTTTTTCAGGTGAAAATTCCGGGCTTTCAGAAATAATGTCAGCTAACGAAATTTTTTTCTCATCATCAATTGTGGTATCAAGCGACGTTGTCCCTGCAGTCAACGCAGTCATTTGAAGCAATTTCTTTACTTTATCAACGGACATCCTAAGTTTTTTTGCAAGCTCCTTTGTTGTAGGGTCATACCCTGACTTCTTCTGGATATCTTCAATCTCATGCATACACTTTTGCAATTTCTTCCACAACGAACTCGCTACGCGTATCGTCGGGCCATGAATTTGTACACTGCGTTTAATAGCTTGTTCCACCCAGTACGTCGCATAAGTAGAAAACTGTATTCCTCTGCGCGGGTTAAACATCTCCACAGCGCGTATCAACCCTGTATTACCATCCTCCACAAGATCCCAAAAATCGAGCCCCTGGTTTTGATACCTCTGAGCAATAGGTATCACCAGCCGCAGGTTAAGTTCAATAAGTTTTTGCCGTGCCTGGAAGTCACCTTTTTTACTTAATCTCCACAGTTTCTTAAGCTCTTCCGGGGTAAGACGCCCCAGTTTCTTTGTGTACGACAGATATTCGCCAATAGAATTAAAATCTATTGTCATAAATACTCATCTCCATCTTCAGCGTTTATACTTTTTTTTATACTAATAACGAAACACCAAAAAACAGGTTGCCAAACAATAAATCAGTGACATGCCCGATATCAACCAACAAAACATCAAACTTAATCTTAGGGGACAACAAAAACCTCCACCCGAGATCCATTTTATTACTTAACCCGTCATAATCCGCCATAAACATTGAATACCCTGTTATTGCCGCTACTGAAATCATAGGTAGTAACCTAATATTACCATCTTGCTGACAAAACTGAAACCCTACAGACGAATCAATATTGTTGAACAACTTACTCGCCACGATGTATGACTCACGTCCCCGCACACCTATAGCAACATCAAACGCAAATGTCCGTTCAGTCAGCAACTGATACTTAATATTTAATGTAATAGCTTTCAGCTTCTGGCTTACTGAATCCCAGCGTACCCAGTCAACCTTGGTCAGTGTACTAAAATCAATGGTAAAGCCGGTTTCCAGCCCGGGCCAGACTCCGTAAGTTACAACTGATTCAAGTTTATGTGCGGCAAATGATAATTTAGAGGACTGCATCACCCGTGCTGAAGGGTTTGATATCTGCCCGGTCCCGCCCCGTAAATTCTGTGAATTAAGAAAATAATGCCGTATATCTTTTGTATCGTTAGTTGCTGCTGAGACTGTAGAAATCAGCGTACACAAAAATAATATACAAAACACTTTCTTTAGATGAAGCATGACTTAAAAATTCCAATCAAATCATAATAAAATCGGGGCGAGTGGATTCGAACCACCGACCTCTCGCACCCCAAGCGAGTGCGCTGGACCAAACTGCGCTACGCCCCGTGATGATAAATAACGATAATAAGAACGAACAATATCGGGGCGAGTGGACTCGAACCACCGGCCTCATGGTCCCGAACCATGCGCGCTAGCCAACTGCGCTACGCCCCGATCACGTATTTAGGTGCATTTTCCAACAACAAATTTAACCATAATTATTGTCAATGAACGTATTACACGCACAAAACTTTATTATATACCATTTATTCAAATAAAAGCAA is a window from the Elusimicrobiota bacterium genome containing:
- a CDS encoding adenine phosphoribosyltransferase → MDLKKYIRDIPDFPKKGIIFKDITPLLQNPASFRATIRGFAKRYRNQRIKKVVSMDARGFIFGSALAVELNAGFVPVRKKGKLPWKTIAATYELEYGTDTLEIHKDAVLPGERVLILDDLLATGGTAKAVVDLVKKLKGIVVEIACVIELTFLNGKKKVKGTKVYSLIQY
- a CDS encoding RNA polymerase sigma factor RpoD/SigA, producing the protein MTIDFNSIGEYLSYTKKLGRLTPEELKKLWRLSKKGDFQARQKLIELNLRLVIPIAQRYQNQGLDFWDLVEDGNTGLIRAVEMFNPRRGIQFSTYATYWVEQAIKRSVQIHGPTIRVASSLWKKLQKCMHEIEDIQKKSGYDPTTKELAKKLRMSVDKVKKLLQMTALTAGTTSLDTTIDDEKKISLADIISESPEFSPEKIISIMQVHEEVMAVIKTALTPKEQIVVKMRYGLDGNEPKTLEEISKVLHLTRERIRQIELKALRKLRKKRDLE
- a CDS encoding YjbH domain-containing protein; the encoded protein is MLHLKKVFCILFLCTLISTVSAATNDTKDIRHYFLNSQNLRGGTGQISNPSARVMQSSKLSFAAHKLESVVTYGVWPGLETGFTIDFSTLTKVDWVRWDSVSQKLKAITLNIKYQLLTERTFAFDVAIGVRGRESYIVASKLFNNIDSSVGFQFCQQDGNIRLLPMISVAAITGYSMFMADYDGLSNKMDLGWRFLLSPKIKFDVLLVDIGHVTDLLFGNLFFGVSLLV